In Penicillium oxalicum strain HP7-1 chromosome I, whole genome shotgun sequence, a single window of DNA contains:
- a CDS encoding Alanine/arginine aminopeptidase gives MWGRKSIAASRRAGVGIIRGRQNTLRPSSAFPSFPSSSTLCSSSYSSSSLSSTSVSPRSPPSITSTRSPRLRSRASIPIPGVSLGLTPIRNCSAEIRMMASNDRETLPDAAKPINYHVSLYDLQFGGSWGYKGIVKIDSKITRATKEVVLNTKEIEVQSAEVFGKDGSSVAKATDISYDQKSERVTLRFAEELSPSDVVLSINFTGIMNNAMSGFYRSKYKPVGEAGADTPKDGDDYYMLSTQFESCDARRAFPCFDEPNLKATFDFEIEVPKGQTALSNMPIKSEREGSNSSLKFVTFEKTPVMSTYLLAWAVGDFEYVEAMTERKYQGKSIPVRVYTTRGLKEQARFALECAHRTVDYFSEIFEIEYPLPKADLLAVHEFAMGAMENWGLVTYRTTAVLFDEGKSDNRYKNRIAYVVAHADVKSNTELAHQWFGNLVTMDWWNELWLNEGFATWVGWLAVDHFYPEWNVWSQFVAEGVQQAFQLDSLRASHPIEVPVRNALEVDQIFDHISYLKGSSVIRMLSVHLGQETFLRGVADYLKSHAYGNATTNDLWSALSKASGQDVHTFMDPWIRKIGFPVVTVAEEPGQVSVRQSRFLSTGDAKPEEDQTTWWIPLGIKSGEKLATVDNRALTQKSDSVGDIGTDGFYKINKDLTGFYRTNYPPERLQKLGQSLNLLTTEDKIGLLGDATALAVSGDGNTPALLALLEGFKGEENYLVWSQVSSSLANLRSVFSQNEQVAEGLKNFTRSLASPAAERLGWEFQADEDYLVIQLRKLLIAMAGNAGHESIVSEAKRRFDLWASGQDQNAIHTNLRSAIFSLNVSEGGRKEYDAVKDEYLRTDSVDGKEICLASMGRTKDEALVTDYLDFVFSDKVAIQDIHSGAVSLAANSKMRHLLWEYLKNNWTSVSARLGASNVVFERFIRMGLSKFADRAIGEDIAQFFKSKDTAAYDRALVIVQDHIRTNASYKERDEALVLEYDYLFKLLLIGDSGVGKSCLLLRFADDTYTESYISTIGVDFKIRTIELDGKTVKLQIWDTAGQERFRTITSSYYRGAHGICVVYDVTDMDSFNNVKQWLQEIDRYATEGVNKLLVGNKSDMEDKKVVEYTVAKEFADSLGIPFLETSAKNASNVEQAFLTMARQIKERMGTATVNNKPTVQVGQGQGVQSGSAGGCC, from the exons ATGTGGGGGAGAAAATCCATTGCGGCGTCAAGACGCGCTGGCGTGGGCATAATCCGCGGTAGACAAAATACTCTCCGCCCCTCCTCTGcgttcccctccttcccctcctcttccactctcTGCAGCTCCTCatattcttcttcctctctttcctcgaCTTCCGTGTCCCCTCGCTCTCCTCCTTCAATCACATCGACCCGTTCCCCTCGACTTCGCTCTCGAGCTTCGATTCCCATTCCTGGTGTATCACTCGGTCTTACGCCGATTCGAAATTGCTCTGCCGAGATTCGCATGATGGCGTCCAACGACAGAGAAACCTTGCCTGACGC GGCCAAGCCGATCAACTACCATGTTTCACTCTATGATCTTCAATTCGGTGGCTCGTGGGGCTACAAGGGTATCGTGAAGATTGATTCCAAGATCACCCGCGCTACCAAGGAGGTCGTTTTGAACACAAAGGAGATTGAGGTGCAAAGCGCCGAGGTATTTGGCAAGGATG GCTCTTCGGTGGCCAAAGCGACCGACATCTCCTACGACCAGAAATCCGAGCGTGTGACTCTAAGATTCGCCGAGGAGCTCTCTCCGTCGGATGTCGTTCTCTCCATCAACTTCACCGGTATCATGAACAATGCCATGTCTGGATTCTATCGTTCCAAGTATAAGCCTGTCGGCGAGGCGGGTGCCGATACACCCAAGGATGGCGATGACTACTACATGCTCAGCACTCAATTCGAGTCGTGCGACGCTCGCCGGGCATTCCCTTGTTTTGACGAGCCCAACTTGAAGGCCACTTTCGACTTTGAGATTGAAGTTCCCAAGGGCCAGACTGCTCTGAGCAACATGCCCATCAAGTCTGAACGGGAGGGAAGCAATTCCAGCCTGAAGTTTGTCACCTTTGAGAAGACTCCGGTGATGAGCACCTAC CTGCTCGCCTGGGCTGTTGGTGACTTCGAATACGTCGAGGCCATGACCGAGCGCAAGTACCAGGGCAAGAGCATTCCTGTACGCGTCTACACCACTCGGGGTCTTAAGGAGCAGGCTCGCTTTGCTCTCGAGTGCGCTCACCGCACCGTGGATTACTTCTCTGAGATTTTCGAGATCGAGTACCCTCTGCCCAAGGCCGATCTTTTGGCTGTGCACGAGTTT GCAATGGGAGCCATGGAGAACTGGGGTCTCGTTACTTACCGCACGACCGCTGTTTTGTTCGATGAGGGCAAGTCGGACAACCGTTACAAGAACCGCATCGCCTACGTTGTTGCACACG CTGACGTCAAGTCAAACACAGAACTTGCCCACCAGTGGTTCGGAAACCTTGTTACCATGGACTGGTGGAACGAGCTTTGGCTCAACGAGGGTTTCGCAACTTGGGTCGGATGGCTGGCTGTTGACCACTTCTATCCCG AATGGAACGTCTGGTCTCAGTTCGTT GCTGAGGGTGTCCAACAAGCTTTCCAACTCGACTCGCTCCGCGCTTCTCACCCTATTGAGGTCCCCGTTCGCAACGCTTTGGAAGTCGACCAGATCTTTGATCACATCAGCTACCTGAAGGGAAGCTCCGTCATTCGCATGCTCAGCGTTCACCTTGGTCAAGAGACCTTCCTTCGCGGCGTGGCTGACTACTTGAAGTCCCACGCTTACG GAAACGCCACTACCAACGACCTGTGGTCGGCTTTGAGCAAGGCTTCTGGCCAGGATGTGCACACCTTCATG GACCCATGGATCCGGAAGATTGGTTTCCCAGTGGTGACTGTTGCCGAAGAGCCTGGTCAAGTCAGCGTTCGCCAAAGCCGATTCTTGTCCACCGGTGATgccaagcccgaggaggaccAAACCACCTGGTGGATTCCCTTGGGCATCAAGTCGGGCGAGAAGCTGGCCACTGTTGACAACCGTGCTCTGACTCAAAAATCAGACTCTGTTGGTGACATTGGCACGGACGGTTTCTACAAGATCAACAAGGACCTGACCGGTTTCTACCGTACCAACTACCCTCCTGAGCGCCTGCAGAAACTGGGCCAGTCGCTGAACCTTCTGACCACCGAGGACAAGATTGGCCTTTTGGGTGACGCGACTGCACTTGCTGTCTCTGGCGATGGCAACACGCCTGCCTTGCTGGCTTTGTTGGAAGGATTCAAGGGAGAGGAAAACTACCT GGTTTGGTCGCAGGTCTCCTCGTCTCTGGCCAACCTTCGCTCCGTCTTCTCGCAAAACGAGCAGGTCGCCGAGGGTCTGAAGAACTTCACTCGCAGCCTGGCTTCTCCCGCAGCCGAGCGTCTGGGCTGGGAGTTCCAGGCCGATGAAGATTATCTGGTTATTCAGCTCCGCAAACTGCTGATTGCCATGGCCGGTAACGCTGGCCACGAGAG CATCGTTTCCGAGGCCAAGCGCCGCTTTGATCTGTGGGCTTCCGGCCAGGATCAGAATGCCATCCACACCAACTTGCGATCTGCGATCTTCAGCCTGAACGTGTCCGAGGGTGGTCGTAAGGAGTATGATGCCGTCAAGGATGAGTACCTGCGTACCGACTCGGTTGATGGCAAGGAGATCTGCCTCGCTTCAATGGGTCGCACCAAGGATGAGGCTCTAGTCACCGACTACTTGGACTTTGTTTTCTCTGACAAGGTCGCCATTCAGGACATTCACAGTGGTGCAGTATCCCTGGCTGCCAACTCGAAGATGCGCCACCTGTTGTGGGAGTACCTCAAGAACAACTGGACCTCAGTCTCAGCTCGTCTGGGCGCCAGCAATGTTGTCTTCGAGCGCTTCATTCGCATGGGATTGTCCAAGTTTGCTGATCGCGCGATCGGTGAGGATATTGCTCAATTCTTCAAGAGCAAGGACACGGCCGCCTATGACCGTGCCCTGGTGATTGTGCAAGATCACATCCGAACCAACGCCTCCTACAAGGAGCGTGATGaggccttggtcttgga ATACGATTACctcttcaagctcctcctcatcggaGACTCCGGTGTTGGAAAGTCTTGCTTGTTGCTCCGTTTCGCTGACGACACCTACACCGAGAGCTACATCTCCACTATCGGTGTTGACTTT AAAATTCGCACCATCGAGCTCGACGGCAAGACTGTGAAGCTTCAGATC TGGGACACTGCTGGCCAGGAACGATTCCGTACCATCACCTCGTCTTACTACCGTGGTGCCCACGGCATCTGCGTCGTCTACGATGTCACCGACATGGACTCCTTCAACAACGTGAAGCAGTGGCTTCAGGAGATCGATCGCTACGCCACCGAGGGTGTGAACAAGCTGCTCGTTGGCAACAAGAGCGATATGGAGGACAAGAAGGTTGTGGAGTATACCGTAGCCAAG GAGTTCGCCGACAGCCTTGGAATTCCTTTCCTGGAGACCTCTGCCAAGAACGCGTCCAACGTCGAGCAGGCTTTCTTGACGATGGCACGACAGATCAAGGAGCGCATGGGAACAGCCACCGTCAACAACAAGCCCACTGTGCAAGttggtcaaggtcaaggcgTCCAGTCTGGCTCCGCAGGCGGCTGCTGCTAG
- a CDS encoding General transcription and DNA repair factor IIH subunit ssl1 codes for MADSDEEYVGGVTDDEDDLQVTRTDPSQPRKRKQRGAAEWELSRTWETLVEGADGTISSTVEGLLEASKRKRLLKDTTPLQRGIIRHLILILDLSQSMAEKDLRPTRYLLALRYAQEFVREFFEQNPISQLGVLGLRDGLAVRVSNISGNPTEHLTAIQELKTQDPKGLPSLQNGLEMARGALFHTPSHGTREVLVLFGSLLSSDPGDIHQTINTLITDKVRVRIVGLAAQVAICKELCSRTNPGDETAYGVVLNEQHFRELLMDVTTPLASQKQSASSLLMMGFPSRTVEPTPSLCACHSRPSRGGYLCSRCGSKVCNLPAECPSCGLTLILSTHLARSYHHLFPLMNWVEVPWRRATSSACFACGLPFPPVPPEDQWSTTESHVKGMSVSSRYQCEACQNHFCIDCDLFAHEVVHNCPGCQSRSTQVAPEGMDTAA; via the exons ATGGCTGATTCGGATGAGGAATACGTGGGAGGGGTGAcggacgacgaagatgactTGCAAGTGACCAGGACAGACCCTTCTCAGCCGAGGAAGCGAAAGCAGCGCGGAGCGGCGGAATGGGAGCTCTCTCGTACTTGGGAAACGCTAGTCGAGGGAGCCGATGGAACGATCAGCTCCACGGTAGAAGGGCTGCTGGAAGCTAGTAAACGCAAGAG GCTGCTCAAAGACACCACCCCCCTCCAACGAGGGATCATACGAcatttgatcttgatccTAGATCTCTCACAGTCCATGGCCGAAAAGGATCTTCGACCGACACGATATCTTTTGGCCCTGCGATATGCTCAGGAGTTTGTCCGAGAATTCTTTGAGCAGAATCCCATCTCTCAGCTTGGGGTGCTGGGCCTGCGAGATGGTCTGGCGGTCCGAGTGAGCAACATTAGCGGCAATCCTACCGAGCATTTGACGGCGATTCAAGAATTGAAGACCCAGGATCCCAAAGGATTGCCGAGTCTACAGAACGGTCTCGAAATGGCCCGAGGAGCTTTGTT TCACACCCCCAGCCACGGGACACGTGAAGTTCTCGTTCTCTTTGGCTCCCTTCTGAGCTCCGACCCGGGTGACATCCATCAGACCATCAACACGCTCATCACCGACAAAGTCCGAGTCCGCATTGTGGGTCTCGCGGCGCAAGTCGCTATCTGTAAAGAACTATGCAGCCGGACAAACCCCGGCGATGAGACAGCATACGGAGTTGTGCTCAACGAGCAACATTTCCGCGAGCTCCTGATGGACGTGACAACACCTTTGGCGAGCCAAAAACAATCGGCGAGCTCACTCTTGATGATGGGATTTCCGTCGCGCACCGTCGAGCCTACACCTTCATTATGCGCGTGTCACTCCCGCCCGTCCCGGGGCGGGTACCTATGCTCGCGCTGCGGGAGCAAAGTGTGCAATCTACCAGCCGAGTGCCCATCATGTGGGTTGACACTGATCCTCTCAACGCATTTGGCGCGATCGTACCACCATTTGTTCCCCTTGATGAACTGGGTAGAGGTTCCGTGGCGTCGAGCAACGAGCAGTGCCTGCTTTGCCTGTGGCCTGCCTTTTCCTCCCGTTCCACCGGAGGATCAGTGGTCGACCACCGAGAGCCATGTCAAGGGAATGAGTGTGAGCAGTCGATATCAGTGCGAGGCCTGTCAGAATCACTTCTGTATCGACTGCGACCTTTTTGCTCACGAAGTAGTTCACAATTGTCCCGGTTGTCAAAGCCGCAGCACTCAAGTGGCGCCCGAGGGGATGGATACTGCTGCTTAA
- a CDS encoding putative transporter, with the protein MATATVTGHGRRPSMRQPELQMPTIHSASQSTSSPIDKFPPYEDSLDAAVGSAAPTTRPHRSPSVKYALGDQWEPRKNASWSRDHPLGVIRSSKHRPRKSISEAISIIRTRNGSVSANAHELAEALKAPVSYRLVGLCLIWYLTSALTNTSSKSILNALPMPITLTIIQFAFVSFWCLFLVYLSSVIPGLRRSIPVLKNGIRYPSRDVISTALPLAVFQLAGHILSSMATSQIPVSLVHTIKGLSPLFTVLAYRVLFRIRYAKATYLSLVPLTVGVMLACSTGISTNLYGILCALLAALVFVSQNIFSKKLFNEAERSEVEAANPARRKLDKLNLLCYCSGLAFFLTLPIWFLSEGYPLISDFVHDGSISLSGKQGSLDHGALALEFVFNGVSHFAQNILAFVLLSMISPVSYSVASLVKRVFVIVAAIIWFGSSTTPIQAVGIALTFLGLYLYDRNSHDDVADQRANTDHFHARDTVLPLNVRHSSKPWDSNGYAFPGMRAFEVSTGNASLPMNSSKKQDDGPGRVRPRGASVHRNLLPGTKQESTWQPSDSTAAA; encoded by the exons ATGGCTACGGCGACAGTGACCGGCCATGGGCGGAGACCCTCAATGCGACAACCGGAACTACAAATGCCCACCATTCACTCTGCATCCCAGTCCACGAGTAGCCCCATTGACAAGTTCCCTCCCTATGAAGATTCTCTGGATGCCGCCGTGGGGTCCGCGGCACCGACAACCCGGCCACACCGGAGTCCCTCTGTGAAGTACGCTCTCGGTGATCAGTGGGAGCCACGAAAGAATGCGTCCTGGTCGCGAGATCACCCGCTAGGCGTAATACGGAGTTCAAAACATCGACCGCGAAAGAGCATCAGTGAAGCGATCTCGATAATTCGCACCAGAAACGGAAGTGTGAGCGCTAATGCGCATGAACTTGCGGAAGCTTTGAAAGCTCCAGTATCGTATCGATTAGTG GGTCTCTGTCTGATCTGGTACTTGACCTCCGCCCTGACCAACACATCCTCCAAATCGATCCTCAATGCCCTCCCTATGCCCATTACATTGACAATCATTCAATTTGCGTTTGTCTCATTCTGGTGTCTTTTCCTGGTATATCTCTCCAGCGTGATACCTGGACTTCGGCGAAGCATTCCGGTCCTTAAAAATGGCATCCGATACCCCTCGCGCGATGTAATCTCGACCGCGCTTCCGCTCGCTGTGTTCCAGCTTGCGGGCCACATTCTCAGCTCCATGGCTACATCTCAAATCCCTGTTTCCTTGGTCCATACTATCAAAGGCCTATCCCCGCTATTCACTGTCCTCGCATATCGGGTGCTGTTCCGCATTCGGTACGCCAAGGCCACATATCTCTCGCTGGTGCCCCTGACCGTCGGCGTCATGCTTGCCTGTTCCACAGGAATCTCAACCAACCTGTATGGAATTCTCTGTGCGCTCCTCGCGGCTCTGGTGTTCGTCTCTCAAAATATCTTCTCAAAGAAGCTCTTTAATGAGGCCGAGCGCTCCGAGGTTGAAGCGGCTAACCCCGCCCGGCGCAAACTTGACAAGTTAAACCTACTTTGCTATTGCTCCGGCCTGGCCTTCTTCCTGACCTTGCCCATCTGGTTCCTCAGTGAAGGCTATCCTCTCATCTCCGATTTTGTTCATGACGGTTCCATTTCACTCTCGGGCAAGCAAGGATCCCTCGACCATGGAGCGTTGGCCTTGGAGTTTGTTTTCAACGGAGTCTCGCACTTTGCGCAGAATATCCTCGCATTTGTCCTCCTGTCTATGATTTCGCCTGTCTCCTACTCCGTTGCCTCGCTGGTGAAGCGAGTCTTTGTGATTGTGGCCGCTATCATTTGGTTTGGGAGCTCCACTACGCCAATTCAAGCGGTCGGCATTGCTCTCACCTTCTTGGGACTGTATCTCTATGATCGCAACAGCCATGATGACGTGGCCGACCAGCGTGCGAATACCGACCATTTCCACGCGCGGGACACTGTTCTGCCTCTGAACGTGCGACATTCAAGCAAGCCTTGGGACTCCAATGGATATGCTTTCCCTGGAATGAGAGCATTTGAGGTGTCGACGGGAAACGCCTCTCTCCCGATGAATTCCTCCAAGAAGCAGGACGACGGGCCTGGCCGCGTGCGACCTCGGGGCGCTAGCGTCCATCGCAATTTACTTCCAGGAACTAAGCAAGAATCTACCTGGCAACCCAGCGATTCTACAGCGGCCGCGTAG
- a CDS encoding Meiotic coiled-coil protein 2, translated as MASTSGPPKATRMPKMHPQDEGQDIRHLSYNRDLKHASSRHIQSESDEVPNYAINLRVSADDVDVPSTKKPKLGHVKVESSVASSSHVDRILAQISPQAYPPTHLESDLNVQSSRPAQSSEAVSDPRLTKTVNYRSQESSASEVLRLKQELMAAKSKIAMQEQELAQSRIMRHTLDQALGPASEADLGRQDVNEPTLTTRQRAAFVAFRQDRSGWMSPDDAGSETSDTMPTAVYSRLRGRLMQQAFGTSGSSHPIDGMFASSNSAFQAPANQDLSRVWAAAPIYPAGAIVQPNSAVPRMIPTPTNSGFGFHSRQVPEQPQALSGSNNTPSRGLTRGPPAFSPTNANWGNESSGAHGGDDDSKTTALAAPTSSMTYPQYGGYPVGSYQTTSGLMALCPTASEFTTAAPNGPFWTSPPNTSVPLASTYVPSSEPLNFRRLLDKNIACDWKYIVEKIICDNDQQSSVFLQHKLKGGPAEHKFDIIDAIISQAYPLMVNRFGNFLIQRCFEHGTQEHAIAIANAIRGNTVPLSMDQFGCHVIQKALDCVSENYKIVMVNELLRNVPETVVHRYACHVWQKLFELRWTGKPPPIMTKVNEALKGMWHKVALGETGSLVVQNIFENCLEDEKRQAIEEVLKKIDDVAHGQFGNWCIQHICEHGAPHDKNRAVEHILKHAVDYSMDQFASKIVEKCLKIGGAEFLDRYLNRVCTGRADRPRMPLIDIAGDQYGNYLIQWILSHAAPQQYEVVASHIRKHMVSLRGSKFGSRVAMLCCNPSHATRPGPGTGVQGGRFGHFNEERYGSGHSSGGRYSRGNQWNSTHPSYR; from the exons ATGGCATCTACAAGTGGACCGCCGAAGGCCACTCGGATGCCCAAGATGCATCCTCAAGATGAAGGTCAAGACATACGTCATCTTTCATACAACCGTGATCTCAAA CACGCAAGCAGCCGGCACATCCAGTCGGAGTCCGACGAGGTGCCAAATTATGCCATCAACCTGAGAGTGTCTGCtgatgatgttgatgttCCATCTACCAAG AAGCCGAAATTGGGACACGTTAAAGTCGAATCTAGTGTTGCATCATCCTCTCATGTGGATCGGATTCTTGCCCAGATCTCTCCGCAAGCCTATCCGCCAACTCATCTGGAGTCTGATCTGAATGTTCAATCATCTCGACCTGCGCAGTCGAGCGAAGCTGTATCGGACCCAAGACTGACCAAGACTGTCAACTACCGGTCACAGGAGAGCAGTGCATCTGAGGTCCTTCGCCTCAAGCAGGAGTTGATGGCGGCCAAGTCGAAGATTGCTATGCAAGAACAAGAACTTGCCCAAAGCCGTATCATGAGACATACACTGGACCAAGCTCTTGGCCCTGCCTCGGAGGCAGACCTCGGTCGTCAGGATGTGAATGAACCGACTCTCACCACCCGCCAGAGGGCAGCATTTGTTGCCTTTCGTCAAGATCGCAGCGGTTGGATGAGCCCAGATGATGCCGGCTCTGAGACATCCGATACTATGCCTACTGCAGTCTACAGTCGTCTCCGAGGCCGATTGATGCAGCAAGCTTTTGGAACGAGTGGCTCTAGCCATCCAATTGACGGAATGTTTGCCAGTTCTAACTCCGCATTTCAGGCACCGGCTAATCAAGATTTGAGTCGTGTGTGGGCTGCTGCGCCAATTTACCCCGCTGGTGCCATCGTGCAACCCAATAGTGCCGTACCTCGCATGATACCGACTCCTACAAACAGTGGATTTGGCTTTCATTCTCGCCAGGTGCCCGAGCAACCCCAAGCACTTTCGGGTTCGAACAACACTCCGAGTCGAGGCCTTACCCGTGGACCTCCCGCTTTCTCTCCAACAAATGCCAATTGGGGCAATGAGTCTTCTGGAGCCCACGGTGGCGACGATGACTCGAAGACCACAGCCTTGGCAGCGCCTACTTCTTCCATGACTTACCCGCAGTACGGTGGCTATCCTGTAGGTTCCTACCAGACCACCTCCGGTTTAATGGCACTCTGTCCAACCGCTTCCGAGTTCACTACTGCCGCACCCAATGGCCCATTTTGGACAAGTCCTCCG AACACCAGTGTTCCCCTCGCTTCAACCTACGTTCCATCCTCAGAGCCGCTCAACTTCCGACGTCTCCTGGACAAGAATATCGCCTGTGATTGGAAATACATTGTGGAGAAGATCATTTGTGACAACGATCAACAATCGTCCGTCTTTTTGCAACACAAGCTCAAAGGTGGTCCAGCGGAGCACAAATTTGATATCATCGATGCTATCATCAGCCAAGCGTATCCGTTGATGGTCAATCGATTTGGAAACTTCCTCATCCAGCGTTGCTTTGAGCACGGGACCCAGGAGCATGCCATTGCAATTGCCAACGCAATTCGAGGTAATACGGTGCCCTTGAGCATGGACCAGTTCGGTTGCCATGTAATTCAGAAAGCTTTGGACTGTGTTTCTGAGAATTACAAAATTGTCATGGTCAACGAACTCCTTCGCAATGTCCCAGAGACAGTTGTTCACCGTTATGCCTGTCACGTTTGGCAAAAGCTCTTTGAACTTCGATGGACTGGGAAGCCTCCACCAATCATGACTAAAGTCAATGAAGCTCTGAAGGGAATGTGGCACAAAGTTGCGCTTGGAGAGACCGGTAGTCTGGTGGTGCAGAATATCTTCGAGAACTgtcttgaagatgaaaag CGACAAGCCATCGAAGAAGTGCTCAAGAAGATTGATGACGTGGCCCATGGACAATTTGGTAACTGGTGTATTCAACACATCTGCGAGCACGGCGCCCCTCACGACAAGAACCGTGCCGTTGAGCATATCCTCAAGCATGCGGTCGACTACAGTATGGACCAGTTCGCCTCGAAGATCGTGGAAAAATGTTTGAAGATTGGAGGTGCCGAGTTCCTCGATCGTTACCTCAATCGTGTCTGCACTGGTCGTGCCGATAGACCTCGGATGCCCCTGATTGACA TTGCTGGCGATCAGTACGGAAATTATTTGATTCAGTGGATCTTGTCACACGCTGCTCCGCAGCAGTACGAGGTTGTCGCGAGCCACATTCG TAAACACATGGTGTCCTTGAGAGGCTCCAAATTCGGTTCTCGCGTGGCTATGCTTTGTTGTAACCCATCTCATGCTACTCGTCCTGGACCCGGAACAGGCGTCCAAGGTGGTCGCTTCGGCCACTTCAACGAAGAACGATATGGCTCAGGCCATTCCAGCGGTGGTCGATACAGCCGAGGCAATCAATGGAACTCCACTCATCCCTCATATCGTTGA